The proteins below are encoded in one region of Vogesella indigofera:
- a CDS encoding GMP reductase, translating into MIHTELNYGDVYLVPKKTVVDSRKECDTSVQFGPRRFVMPLYAANMKSVVDAETCEYFARRNWFYTMHRFNVDAVAFVRDMQAKGLFASISVGVNGDTLQQLAALQAAGLSPEYITLDVANGWCVKAEQMIRFIKREFPDSFLIGGNIATAEAARELQEWGCDAIKAGIAGGRVCITKNKTGFHRPMVATVRDCAAAVSVPVIADGGIVEHGDVAKALACGASMVMAGSLFAGYDESAGEIVEIDGKHYKEYFGSASQFNKGEYKNVEGKKILVEYKGSIGRLLHELQEDLQSSVSYAGGRELSALRTVQMIAVAH; encoded by the coding sequence ATGATCCACACCGAACTCAATTACGGCGATGTCTATCTCGTTCCGAAAAAAACCGTTGTCGACAGCCGCAAGGAGTGCGACACCTCGGTGCAGTTCGGCCCGCGCCGTTTCGTGATGCCGCTCTACGCGGCCAACATGAAGAGCGTGGTCGATGCCGAGACCTGCGAATACTTCGCGCGCCGCAACTGGTTCTACACCATGCACCGCTTCAATGTCGACGCCGTGGCCTTCGTGCGCGACATGCAGGCCAAGGGCCTGTTCGCCTCGATCAGCGTCGGCGTCAACGGCGATACCCTGCAGCAGCTGGCCGCGCTGCAGGCCGCCGGGCTGAGTCCGGAGTACATCACCCTCGACGTCGCCAACGGCTGGTGCGTGAAGGCGGAGCAGATGATCCGCTTTATCAAGCGCGAGTTCCCGGACAGCTTCCTGATCGGCGGCAACATCGCCACCGCCGAGGCGGCGCGCGAGCTGCAGGAATGGGGTTGTGACGCGATCAAGGCCGGCATTGCCGGCGGCCGGGTGTGCATCACCAAGAACAAGACCGGCTTCCACCGCCCGATGGTGGCCACCGTGCGCGACTGCGCGGCGGCGGTGTCGGTGCCGGTGATCGCGGACGGTGGCATCGTCGAGCACGGCGACGTGGCCAAGGCGCTGGCCTGCGGCGCGAGCATGGTGATGGCCGGCTCGCTGTTTGCCGGCTACGACGAGTCGGCGGGCGAGATCGTCGAGATCGACGGCAAGCACTACAAGGAATACTTCGGCAGTGCCTCGCAGTTCAACAAGGGCGAGTACAAGAACGTGGAAGGCAAGAAGATACTGGTCGAGTACAAAGGCAGCATCGGCCGCCTGCTGCACGAGCTGCAGGAAGACCTGCAGTCGTCGGTCAGCTACGCCGGTGGCCGTGAGCTGTCCGCGCTGCGCACGGTGCAGATGATCGCCGTCGCACACTAG
- a CDS encoding VanZ family protein, translating into MLSLSLRRSLAAASWWLFSVYLLLLKPAGAPSAIPHFDKLGHALLFAVWAWLLARSFAARQRPPLRPTLWLCLGWALLSELAQGSLTLTRSAEAGDVVADMAGALIGLYLWRRGQGR; encoded by the coding sequence GTGTTGTCGCTTTCCTTACGCCGCAGTCTGGCTGCCGCCAGCTGGTGGCTGTTTTCCGTTTACCTGTTGTTGCTGAAGCCGGCGGGTGCGCCGTCGGCGATTCCCCATTTCGACAAGCTGGGCCACGCGCTGCTGTTCGCGGTGTGGGCGTGGCTGCTGGCGCGCAGCTTCGCCGCTCGCCAGCGGCCGCCGTTGCGGCCAACCTTGTGGCTGTGCCTGGGCTGGGCGCTGCTGTCCGAGCTGGCGCAGGGCAGTCTGACACTGACCCGCAGCGCGGAGGCGGGCGACGTGGTGGCCGACATGGCCGGCGCGTTGATTGGCCTTTACCTGTGGCGGCGGGGTCAGGGCCGGTGA
- a CDS encoding LacI family DNA-binding transcriptional regulator, protein MSERKPRTGQSRTTLSDVADHIGVSAITISRALNKPELVSEALRQRIDDAVQLLGYVPNRAARALASAKSHSVVVLVPSLSNTVFVDTLAAIHDTLHPAGYQMLIGDTRYSPQAEEKLLRTYLEYNPDGILITGFDHTPAAQTLLQAAAIPTVHMMELAEQGDSPCVGFSQFDSGYALTRFLLDKGYRRIAFLAAQLDPRTLKRGEGYRAALREAGLYQPHRELAEASPSSVGLGSRLLDRLLLQAPDCDAVFCNNDDLALGVLFQCQRRHIAIPQQLAIAGFNGLDASAWSNPSLTTVDTPRYDIGKAAASMLLQLMAGKAPAAIRVDLGYQLLARDST, encoded by the coding sequence ATGAGCGAACGCAAACCCCGCACCGGCCAGAGCCGGACCACCTTGAGCGATGTCGCCGACCATATCGGTGTCAGCGCCATCACCATTTCCCGCGCGCTGAACAAGCCGGAGCTGGTCTCGGAAGCGCTACGCCAGCGCATCGACGACGCCGTGCAGCTGCTGGGCTATGTCCCCAACCGCGCCGCGCGCGCGCTGGCGTCGGCCAAGTCGCACAGCGTGGTGGTGCTGGTGCCGTCGCTGTCCAACACCGTGTTTGTCGACACCCTCGCCGCCATCCACGACACGCTGCACCCGGCCGGCTACCAGATGCTGATCGGCGACACCCGCTACTCGCCGCAGGCCGAAGAAAAGCTGCTGCGCACCTATCTGGAGTACAACCCGGACGGCATCCTGATCACCGGCTTCGACCACACCCCGGCAGCACAGACACTGCTGCAGGCCGCCGCCATTCCCACCGTGCACATGATGGAACTGGCAGAACAGGGCGACAGCCCCTGCGTCGGCTTCTCGCAGTTCGACAGCGGCTACGCCCTCACCCGCTTCCTGCTGGACAAAGGCTATCGCCGCATCGCCTTTCTGGCGGCTCAGCTGGACCCGCGCACCCTCAAGCGCGGCGAGGGCTACCGTGCCGCGCTGCGCGAAGCCGGCCTGTATCAGCCGCATCGCGAACTGGCCGAGGCCAGCCCGTCCTCGGTCGGACTCGGCTCGCGGCTGCTGGATCGCCTGCTGCTGCAGGCGCCGGACTGCGACGCCGTGTTCTGCAACAACGACGATCTGGCGCTGGGGGTGCTGTTCCAGTGCCAGCGCCGCCACATCGCCATTCCGCAGCAGCTGGCGATTGCCGGCTTCAACGGCCTGGACGCCTCGGCGTGGAGCAATCCGTCGCTGACCACGGTCGACACCCCGCGTTACGACATCGGCAAGGCCGCGGCCAGCATGCTGCTGCAGCTGATGGCGGGCAAGGCACCGGCAGCGATCCGGGTCGATCTCGGCTACCAGCTGCTGGCGCGAGACAGCACCTGA
- a CDS encoding gluconokinase produces the protein MNKAPMIVVMGVCGCGKSEIGRRLAAALDTGFVEGDDFHPPNNVAQMEAGTPLTDADRQLWLETLRDRIAAAAHAGRGLVLSCSALKRRYRDLLREGEAATVFVHLHGSRALIEARMQARQGHFMPLGLIDSQFADLQPPAADERAIAGDITLPPDELVRHILQQLAALS, from the coding sequence ATGAATAAAGCACCGATGATTGTGGTGATGGGCGTGTGCGGTTGCGGCAAGAGCGAGATCGGTCGCCGGCTGGCCGCGGCGCTGGACACCGGCTTTGTCGAAGGCGACGACTTTCATCCGCCGAACAATGTGGCGCAGATGGAGGCGGGCACGCCGCTGACCGATGCCGACCGCCAGCTGTGGCTGGAGACGCTGCGCGACAGGATCGCCGCCGCCGCGCACGCTGGCCGCGGGCTGGTGTTGTCCTGTTCGGCGCTGAAACGGCGCTACCGCGACCTGTTGCGCGAGGGCGAGGCCGCCACCGTGTTCGTGCATCTGCACGGCAGCCGCGCGCTGATCGAAGCGCGGATGCAGGCGCGGCAGGGCCATTTCATGCCGCTGGGCCTGATCGACAGCCAGTTTGCCGATCTGCAGCCGCCGGCAGCGGACGAACGCGCCATTGCCGGCGACATTACCCTGCCGCCGGACGAGCTGGTCCGGCACATCCTGCAGCAGCTGGCTGCACTGTCATGA
- a CDS encoding TRAP transporter small permease: protein MHNCISRLERLVEWLMALALAVMVALVFGNVVLRYAFDSGIAAAEEVSRLMFVWLVFLGAILAVQQNSHLGVEMVQARLSPAWRRGCAVLSHLLMLYALWLFLQGSWSQTLIGLETYSTVLAFPMALFAGAGLLCAVAMLLLIAANLYRIVRRHPHAQIPGSPDSHSTGQDL from the coding sequence ATGCATAACTGCATATCCCGTCTCGAACGGCTTGTTGAATGGCTGATGGCGCTGGCACTGGCGGTGATGGTGGCGCTGGTGTTCGGCAACGTGGTGCTGCGCTACGCGTTCGATTCCGGCATCGCCGCCGCCGAGGAAGTGTCGCGGCTGATGTTCGTGTGGCTGGTGTTTCTCGGTGCCATTCTCGCGGTGCAGCAGAACTCGCACCTCGGTGTGGAAATGGTGCAGGCGCGGCTGTCGCCGGCGTGGCGCCGCGGCTGTGCCGTGCTCAGCCATCTGCTGATGCTGTATGCGCTGTGGCTGTTCCTGCAAGGCAGCTGGAGCCAGACCCTGATCGGGCTGGAAACCTATTCCACCGTGCTCGCCTTCCCGATGGCGCTGTTCGCCGGCGCCGGCCTGTTGTGTGCCGTGGCCATGCTGCTGCTGATTGCGGCCAACCTTTACCGCATCGTCCGCCGCCACCCGCACGCACAAATCCCCGGTAGCCCGGACTCCCATTCCACCGGCCAGGACCTGTAA
- a CDS encoding TRAP transporter large permease gives MTIVIFLAVLFACMALGMPVAFALMLTGIALMFHLDFFDAQLVAQNLLSGADNFPLMAVPFFILAGELMNAGGISRRIINLAVAFVGHIPGGLGFVAIAASVLLASLSGSAIADTAALATLLIPMMRDHGYPVERASGLIASGGIIAPIIPPSMPFIIFGVTTNTSITALFLAGIVPGLLMGVGLVLTWLLVSRGMNVTPQPKQSWAQRRYALRDGVWALMLPVIIIGGLKFGIFTPTEAAVVAAMYSLLVSLLVYRELKLSVLQPVFVHAARTTATVMFLCAAALVSSYMITLADLPAQIAEMLGPLMEQPRLLMAAMMVLLLVVGIVMDLTPTILVLGPVMMPLVQQAGIDATYFGVMFVLVGSIGLITPPVCTVLNVVCGVAKISMESATRGVWPFLLTYLLLLSLLVAVPEVVTVPAQFFR, from the coding sequence ATGACGATCGTGATTTTTCTGGCCGTGCTGTTTGCCTGCATGGCACTGGGCATGCCGGTGGCCTTTGCCCTGATGCTGACCGGCATCGCGCTGATGTTCCACCTCGACTTCTTCGACGCGCAGCTGGTGGCGCAGAACCTGCTGTCCGGCGCCGACAACTTTCCGCTGATGGCGGTGCCGTTCTTCATCCTCGCCGGCGAGCTGATGAACGCCGGCGGCATCTCGCGCCGCATCATCAATCTGGCGGTGGCCTTTGTCGGCCACATTCCCGGCGGCCTCGGCTTTGTCGCCATCGCCGCCTCGGTCTTGCTGGCCAGCCTGTCCGGCTCCGCCATTGCCGATACCGCCGCGCTGGCCACGCTGCTGATCCCGATGATGCGCGACCACGGCTACCCGGTGGAGCGGGCCTCCGGCCTGATCGCGTCCGGCGGCATCATCGCGCCGATCATCCCGCCGAGCATGCCGTTCATCATCTTTGGCGTCACCACCAACACCTCGATTACCGCGCTGTTCCTCGCCGGCATCGTGCCGGGGCTGCTGATGGGCGTCGGCCTGGTGCTGACCTGGCTGCTGGTGTCGCGCGGCATGAACGTCACGCCGCAACCGAAGCAGAGCTGGGCACAGCGTCGCTACGCGCTGCGCGACGGGGTGTGGGCGCTGATGCTGCCGGTGATCATCATCGGCGGCCTGAAGTTCGGCATCTTCACCCCGACCGAGGCGGCGGTGGTGGCGGCGATGTATTCGCTGCTGGTCAGCCTGCTGGTGTATCGCGAGCTGAAACTGTCGGTGTTGCAGCCGGTATTCGTGCATGCCGCGCGCACCACCGCCACGGTGATGTTCCTGTGCGCCGCCGCGCTGGTGTCGTCGTACATGATCACGCTGGCCGATCTGCCGGCACAGATCGCCGAGATGCTGGGGCCGTTGATGGAGCAGCCGCGCCTGCTGATGGCCGCCATGATGGTGCTGCTGCTGGTGGTCGGCATCGTGATGGACCTGACCCCCACCATTCTGGTGCTGGGGCCGGTGATGATGCCGCTGGTGCAGCAGGCCGGCATCGACGCCACCTACTTTGGCGTGATGTTCGTGCTGGTCGGCTCCATCGGCCTGATCACGCCACCGGTCTGCACCGTGCTCAATGTGGTGTGCGGCGTGGCCAAGATTTCGATGGAAAGCGCAACCCGCGGCGTGTGGCCGTTCCTGCTGACCTACCTGCTGTTGCTTAGCCTGCTGGTAGCGGTGCCGGAAGTGGTCACCGTTCCCGCCCAGTTCTTCCGCTGA
- a CDS encoding TRAP transporter substrate-binding protein, which produces MKTMFKPLLACLITAGTLAAPQALAADIKPRIIRFGYGLADDSNQGRAVKLFADEVAKRSGGKLKVKGFGSASLGNDVQMQNALIGGAQEMMVGSTATLVGVEKDFGVYDLPFLFANEKEADTVLDGPFGQKLIARLPAKGLVGLTYWENGFRNVTNTKRPITRFEDFQGIKLRVMQNPVYIDMFNSFGANAVPLAFAELFTALETRAVDGQENPVNTIQSSKFYEVQKYLSVTKHVYSPWVMTASKKWWDGLSRDEQKILQDAAVVSRSFERKDSRAEAMRSVKFLTQQGMKINMVSDAELKRMRDKAKPAFDKFAANGGAEVLKDLQGALGQLRK; this is translated from the coding sequence ATGAAAACAATGTTCAAACCGCTGCTGGCCTGCCTGATCACCGCCGGTACCCTGGCCGCACCGCAGGCGCTGGCCGCCGACATCAAGCCGCGCATCATCCGCTTTGGCTACGGTCTGGCGGATGACAGCAACCAGGGCCGCGCGGTGAAGCTGTTTGCCGACGAAGTGGCTAAGCGCTCCGGTGGCAAGCTGAAGGTGAAGGGCTTCGGCTCCGCCAGCCTCGGCAACGACGTGCAGATGCAGAACGCGCTGATCGGCGGCGCGCAGGAAATGATGGTCGGCTCCACCGCCACGCTGGTGGGGGTGGAAAAGGACTTCGGCGTCTATGACCTGCCGTTCCTGTTTGCGAATGAAAAAGAGGCCGACACCGTGCTGGACGGCCCGTTCGGGCAGAAACTGATCGCCCGGCTGCCGGCCAAGGGCCTGGTCGGCCTGACCTACTGGGAAAACGGCTTCCGCAACGTGACCAACACCAAGCGGCCGATCACCCGCTTCGAGGACTTCCAGGGCATCAAGCTGCGCGTGATGCAGAACCCGGTGTACATCGACATGTTCAACAGCTTCGGCGCCAATGCCGTGCCGCTGGCGTTCGCCGAGCTGTTCACCGCGCTGGAAACCCGCGCCGTGGACGGCCAGGAAAACCCAGTCAACACCATCCAGTCCAGCAAGTTCTACGAAGTGCAGAAGTACCTGTCGGTGACCAAGCACGTGTACAGCCCGTGGGTGATGACCGCCAGCAAGAAGTGGTGGGACGGCCTGTCCCGCGACGAGCAGAAGATCCTGCAGGACGCCGCGGTGGTGTCGCGCAGCTTCGAGCGCAAGGATTCTCGCGCCGAGGCGATGCGCAGCGTGAAATTCCTGACCCAGCAGGGCATGAAGATCAACATGGTCAGCGACGCCGAACTGAAGCGCATGCGTGACAAGGCCAAGCCGGCCTTCGACAAGTTTGCGGCCAACGGTGGCGCCGAGGTGCTGAAGGACCTGCAGGGCGCGCTGGGCCAGTTGCGCAAGTAA
- a CDS encoding TonB-dependent receptor — protein sequence MQPQSPLSLSHSAASVTTTASLLKPLAFATRMAFSGMLVVGFAGHAYAEEVAELPAVQVSADQSRLLSRPYAGGQVARGGRLGMLGNAAAMKSPFSTSSYTSQAIQDQQAATVADVLAKDSSVRASQTGGVVDSFFIRGFPIGEGNLGEVALDGLYGVAPNYRVFTEYAERVEVIKGPAALLYGMSPNSGVGGVINVVPKRALVQDLTRFTADYASDAQGGGHLDVSRRFGTDEQFGVRFNGSHHQGDTAVDKQSRTADVGALSLDYQGERFKATLDLISQQEEFDAPSRPFLVAAGVAVPSAPDGQNNVTQQWAWSKISDRSAMLRTEYELSDKLALFANVGAAHTEVSRLSDQTPTILNAAGDTTATPMHFKFDIERFTADAGARARFDTGPVRHAVTLQASTYRDQLARGSTSGTAVLSNIYSPVDSPSQNVSAPSTVPKVSETTLSGVALADTLSMLDERLQLMVGVRRQQVESDNFNTTTGAVTSSYDKSAVTPLFGIVFKPWEKVSLYANRIEGLSKGDIAPATASNSGEVFAPYKSKQYEVGVKIDHGGLMTTVSAFQITKPSGQLTNGVFAVDAEQRNRGLELNVAGEVAKSVRLFGGVTLLDAELTKTNSSATRGKEPVGVPSVQANLNAEWDTPWLSGLTLTGGVAYTGKQYVNQANTQSLPSWTKVDVGTRYRTKIDGKPTTFRAGVQNVFNRDYWSGVASYSTLSQGAPRTLQLSATVDF from the coding sequence ATGCAGCCCCAGTCTCCTTTGTCTCTTTCCCATTCAGCCGCTTCGGTTACCACAACAGCATCCCTGCTCAAGCCGCTGGCTTTTGCCACGCGCATGGCCTTCTCCGGGATGCTGGTGGTCGGGTTTGCAGGCCATGCCTACGCCGAAGAAGTCGCCGAGCTTCCGGCGGTGCAGGTTAGCGCGGACCAGTCCAGGCTGCTTTCCCGGCCTTATGCCGGCGGCCAGGTTGCCCGTGGGGGGCGCTTGGGCATGCTGGGTAATGCGGCCGCGATGAAGTCGCCGTTCAGCACTAGCAGCTATACCTCGCAGGCGATACAGGACCAGCAGGCGGCAACGGTGGCCGATGTGCTGGCCAAGGACTCTTCCGTCCGCGCCAGCCAGACAGGGGGGGTGGTCGATTCGTTCTTCATCCGGGGTTTTCCGATTGGAGAGGGGAATCTGGGTGAAGTCGCGCTCGATGGGCTCTATGGTGTAGCCCCCAACTACCGGGTATTCACCGAATACGCCGAACGGGTCGAGGTGATCAAGGGGCCGGCCGCGCTGCTGTACGGCATGTCGCCAAACAGTGGTGTCGGCGGCGTGATCAACGTGGTGCCAAAGCGGGCGCTCGTTCAGGACCTGACCCGGTTCACCGCCGACTACGCGTCGGATGCGCAGGGGGGCGGGCATCTCGATGTCAGCCGGCGCTTCGGCACGGATGAGCAGTTTGGCGTGCGCTTCAACGGCAGCCACCACCAGGGCGACACCGCCGTGGACAAGCAGTCCCGCACCGCGGATGTCGGGGCCTTGTCGCTCGACTATCAGGGCGAGCGCTTCAAGGCGACGCTGGACCTGATCAGCCAGCAGGAGGAGTTCGATGCCCCGTCGCGGCCGTTTCTGGTCGCCGCCGGTGTCGCCGTGCCGTCGGCGCCGGACGGGCAGAACAACGTAACCCAGCAATGGGCGTGGTCGAAGATCAGCGACCGCTCGGCCATGTTGCGCACCGAATACGAACTGAGCGACAAGCTGGCGCTATTTGCCAATGTCGGCGCCGCCCACACGGAGGTGTCGCGCCTGTCCGATCAGACGCCGACGATTCTGAACGCCGCGGGCGATACCACGGCGACGCCGATGCACTTCAAGTTCGACATCGAGCGCTTCACGGCCGACGCGGGCGCGCGTGCCCGCTTCGATACCGGTCCGGTACGTCATGCGGTTACCTTGCAGGCCAGCACCTATCGTGACCAGCTGGCGCGGGGTTCCACGAGCGGCACGGCCGTGCTGTCGAACATCTACTCGCCGGTGGACAGCCCGAGCCAGAACGTGAGCGCGCCGTCGACGGTGCCGAAGGTGTCCGAAACCACGCTGTCCGGCGTCGCCCTGGCCGACACGCTGTCCATGCTCGACGAGCGCCTGCAGCTCATGGTCGGCGTGCGCCGGCAGCAGGTCGAATCGGACAACTTCAACACGACTACCGGCGCCGTGACGTCTTCCTACGACAAGAGTGCGGTGACGCCGTTGTTCGGCATCGTCTTCAAGCCATGGGAAAAGGTCTCGCTTTACGCCAACCGTATCGAAGGGCTGAGCAAGGGAGACATCGCACCGGCGACGGCATCCAACTCGGGGGAGGTGTTCGCACCGTACAAGTCGAAGCAGTATGAGGTCGGGGTGAAGATCGATCACGGTGGCCTGATGACCACGGTGAGCGCTTTCCAGATCACGAAGCCGAGCGGCCAGCTCACCAACGGCGTGTTCGCGGTTGACGCCGAGCAGCGCAACCGTGGTCTGGAACTCAATGTGGCCGGCGAAGTGGCGAAGTCGGTGCGGCTGTTTGGTGGCGTCACCTTGCTCGACGCCGAGCTGACCAAGACCAACAGCAGCGCTACCCGCGGCAAAGAGCCGGTTGGCGTTCCATCGGTGCAGGCGAACCTGAATGCCGAGTGGGATACGCCGTGGCTGTCGGGACTCACGCTGACGGGCGGCGTGGCCTATACGGGCAAGCAATACGTCAACCAGGCCAATACGCAAAGCCTCCCGTCTTGGACCAAGGTCGACGTCGGTACGCGCTATCGCACCAAGATCGACGGCAAGCCCACCACGTTCCGGGCTGGCGTTCAGAACGTGTTCAACCGCGACTACTGGTCGGGCGTGGCCTCCTACAGCACCCTCTCGCAAGGGGCGCCTCGCACGCTGCAGCTGTCCGCCACGGTGGACTTCTAA
- a CDS encoding MFS transporter → MSNVVAPGPASRLVHLLFVIQLVSMGAMEMSGPFWPLHLKALSTASWEFGFSGVAVYVGPMLGIVLTSAFWGRVGDRFGHKLMMIRALLGLALTQLALAYAQDVWTILALRFVQGACAGFIAPAQAYGVSIESPARRARLFAYLQVSTNIGSLAGAVMGGLILDHANFRWINIGAAVLCAACAAAVALLLPGVAPVARAVPATTTVQVDLSSAWRRAPIAGLLAVTGILLVSRMVTQTPFSLYVSSVFGVSNWLVGLCYGLLALGFVVSASLWARYFEHASLPLALRRIGHVAMACAVLTAAAGITRDIGAFFAIHFAWGVLLGATTPVLMALISRSAGSLGQGYVLGVAQSTAQFSSITGIALGGWLTQSFGLQYTYFYVAACYLLAVAAVLLVRRERMPAPQQQGA, encoded by the coding sequence ATGTCGAATGTCGTCGCACCGGGGCCGGCGTCGCGTCTGGTCCACCTGCTGTTCGTGATTCAACTGGTGTCGATGGGTGCCATGGAGATGAGTGGCCCGTTCTGGCCACTGCACCTGAAGGCGCTGAGTACCGCCAGTTGGGAATTCGGCTTCTCGGGAGTCGCCGTCTACGTCGGACCGATGCTCGGCATCGTGCTTACCAGCGCGTTCTGGGGCCGGGTCGGTGACCGTTTCGGCCACAAGCTGATGATGATCCGCGCCTTGCTCGGTCTCGCGCTGACCCAGTTGGCACTGGCCTACGCGCAGGATGTGTGGACCATTCTGGCCTTGCGCTTCGTGCAGGGGGCCTGCGCTGGCTTCATCGCGCCAGCGCAGGCCTATGGCGTCAGTATCGAGTCGCCGGCGCGCCGGGCGCGCCTGTTCGCCTATCTGCAGGTGTCCACCAATATCGGATCGCTGGCCGGTGCGGTGATGGGCGGCCTGATCCTGGACCATGCCAATTTCCGCTGGATCAACATCGGCGCCGCCGTGCTGTGCGCCGCCTGCGCCGCCGCCGTGGCGCTGCTGCTGCCCGGCGTGGCGCCGGTCGCCAGGGCCGTACCCGCTACCACCACGGTGCAGGTCGACCTTTCCTCCGCGTGGCGTCGCGCGCCGATCGCCGGACTGCTGGCGGTGACCGGCATCCTGCTGGTCAGTCGCATGGTCACCCAGACGCCGTTCTCGCTGTACGTGAGTTCGGTGTTCGGGGTGAGCAACTGGCTGGTGGGATTGTGCTATGGCCTGCTGGCGCTCGGTTTCGTCGTGTCCGCCTCGCTGTGGGCGCGCTACTTCGAGCACGCCAGCTTGCCGTTGGCGCTGCGCCGCATCGGCCATGTGGCGATGGCCTGCGCGGTGTTGACGGCTGCCGCCGGCATCACGCGCGATATCGGAGCCTTCTTTGCCATCCACTTTGCCTGGGGCGTGCTGCTCGGTGCGACCACGCCGGTGCTGATGGCGCTGATCTCCAGGTCGGCCGGCAGCCTGGGGCAGGGCTACGTGCTCGGGGTGGCGCAGAGCACCGCGCAGTTCTCGTCGATCACCGGCATCGCGCTGGGCGGCTGGCTGACGCAGAGTTTCGGGCTGCAATACACCTATTTCTATGTGGCGGCGTGCTATCTGCTGGCCGTGGCGGCGGTGCTGCTGGTGCGGAGGGAGCGCATGCCCGCGCCTCAGCAGCAGGGTGCGTAG
- a CDS encoding ABC transporter substrate-binding protein, whose protein sequence is MMLFQRRRALVVLVALCLMVALGALFFMTGPAKADASAVLAEGRTTVTDLAGRKVQVRLPVQRVILGEGRQLYLVAALDTDNPLKRIAGWRKDLIQSDPDTYRGYLRKFPGIADLPTFGGFEDGTFDIEQAISLKPDVIVMNIEAQRATEDARYIEKLAALDIPVVYVDFRHAPMENTEPTMRLFGKLFGKEQRAEAFIAFHNEQVKRVTDVIEARQPARPRVFIERIGGYTEDCCLSFGNENFGRFVEIAGGDNVAKQAIRGTFGQLNPEQVIAADPEQVVVTSANWEAFVPNGSWVGVGPGANLKQAAHKLAAYPNRPAYAGITANRKHAFHAIWHQFYNSPYQFVAIQQLAKWFHPELFADLDPDATFRELHERFLPIPYQPGYFVSLHEKEGQS, encoded by the coding sequence ATGATGCTATTTCAACGCCGACGGGCGCTGGTGGTACTCGTGGCGCTCTGCCTGATGGTGGCGCTGGGGGCACTGTTCTTCATGACGGGGCCGGCCAAGGCGGATGCGTCCGCGGTGCTTGCCGAGGGACGCACCACGGTCACCGACCTGGCCGGGCGCAAGGTGCAGGTGCGTCTGCCGGTACAGCGCGTGATCCTGGGTGAGGGGCGCCAACTGTACCTGGTGGCCGCGCTCGATACCGACAACCCGCTCAAGCGTATCGCCGGTTGGCGCAAGGATCTGATCCAGTCCGATCCGGACACCTATCGCGGCTACCTGCGCAAGTTTCCCGGGATCGCCGACCTTCCCACTTTCGGCGGCTTCGAGGACGGTACCTTCGATATCGAGCAGGCGATCTCGCTCAAGCCCGACGTGATCGTGATGAACATCGAGGCCCAGCGCGCCACCGAAGACGCGCGCTATATCGAGAAGTTGGCCGCACTCGACATTCCGGTGGTGTACGTGGATTTCCGCCACGCCCCGATGGAAAACACCGAGCCGACCATGCGTCTGTTCGGCAAGCTGTTCGGCAAGGAACAGCGTGCCGAGGCATTCATCGCGTTCCACAACGAGCAGGTCAAGCGCGTCACCGACGTGATCGAGGCCCGCCAGCCGGCGCGCCCCAGGGTGTTCATCGAGCGCATCGGCGGCTACACCGAGGACTGCTGTCTGAGCTTCGGCAACGAGAACTTCGGACGCTTCGTGGAGATCGCGGGCGGCGACAACGTCGCCAAGCAGGCGATCCGTGGCACGTTCGGTCAGCTGAACCCGGAGCAGGTGATCGCTGCCGACCCTGAGCAGGTGGTGGTGACCAGCGCCAATTGGGAGGCGTTCGTGCCGAATGGCAGCTGGGTGGGCGTGGGGCCAGGGGCCAACCTGAAGCAAGCCGCGCACAAGTTGGCCGCCTACCCGAATCGCCCGGCCTACGCCGGCATCACGGCTAACCGTAAGCACGCGTTCCACGCCATCTGGCACCAGTTCTACAACAGCCCGTACCAGTTCGTGGCGATCCAGCAGCTGGCCAAGTGGTTTCACCCCGAGCTGTTCGCCGATCTCGACCCGGATGCCACCTTCCGCGAGCTGCACGAGCGCTTCCTGCCGATTCCGTACCAGCCGGGCTATTTCGTGAGCCTGCACGAGAAGGAGGGGCAATCATGA